The DNA region CCGTCCGCAGCACGGTACAAACCGTTTACCGGCCGAAACGCGACATCACCTTTCAGGATTCCGGGCACTTCCCCTTACCCGATACTTTTGGTACCCCTGTCTCCATTGCTGCGTCTGACTCTTCAACCTCCCTCGGGGACGCCCTGGCATGAACATGCTCGACATCATTTTTGTGGTCGTACTGGCTTACACCGCCATCCGGGGGCTGTTCCGGGGCCTCATTCTCGAAGTCGCCTCTCTGGGCGGCGTCGTTCTCGGCATCTACCTGGCCATGCACTACCACGAGGAGCTCGGCGAACCCCTCTCCCACGTGATCTCCAATCCGGACTGGGTCGTCATCGCCTCCTATCTGATCATCTTCATCGCCACGATCCTGCTCGTCTCCTTCGCGGCCGGGCTCACCCGCGCCATCGTCAAGAAGACCGTGGCCGCATGGCTGGACTATCTGGGCGGCTTCGCCTTCGGCATCCTCAAGGGCGGGCTGGTCTGCGCCATTGTTTTCTGGCTGTTCGTCTCGGTCATGCCGAACTCGTCCATGGCCGAGAACTCTCGCGCCGCGCCGTACATCATGGAGTACAGCCGCATCCTGTCGCGCTACGTGCCCGACTCCGTGCGGTCCATGATCCCCGGCCACAACTCCGGCGACGTGCACCCGGGGCCCCAAGGCTCCGGCGACAAGCCCCGGCAACCCGGCTACGAGCCCTACGGCCCCACCGGGCCTTCCGACGGCAGCACGTCCGACATCTGATCCTTTGCAACCGACAACTTTTGAGGCCGTATTCCCATGAGTCGATCCTTCGACAAGCTGCTTGACGTCATCGATGCCCTGCTCGGACCCGAGGGCTGCCCCTGGGACAGGGAGCAGACCCCGCACACACTGTGCGACTACGTGATCGAGGAAGCCTTCGAGATGGTGGAAGCCATCCGCGCCGGGGACCCGGTGGAGGCGGCCGAAGAAATGGGCGACCTCCTCTTCCTGCTCTGCTTCATCAACCGCTGCTACCTGAAGCAAGGCTCCGACATATCCATGGACGACACCCTGGACATGATCCGGCGCAAGATGATCCGCCGCCATCCCCACGTTTTTGGCGAGGAATCCGTCAACGGCGCCGGCGATGTGATCACCAACTGGGAGAAGATCAAACGCGAGGAAAAGGCCGAAGCCGCCAATGGCGACGAGCCGCCCAAGGGCGTGTTCTCATCCCTGCCCAAAGGCCTGCCGCCGCTCCTGCGCGCCTACCGCATCCACTCCAAAGCGGCGCGCAACGGCTTTACCTGGGCAACGGACGCCGACCTCGAAGGCCAGCTCGCATCGGAATGGAAAGAATGGCAGGAGGCCGCCGCCTCCGGCGACCAGCAGCGCAAAGAAGAAGAGTTCGGCGACTACCTCTTCACCCTCGTGGAGCTGGGCCGGCGTCACTCCATCAAGGCCAACTCGGCCCTGCACGACGCCAACACCAAGTTCCTCACACGCTTCGACCGCATGGAACACGCCGTCCAGACCCAGGGCAAGGACGTGGCCGATGTGGACCTGGATACGCTGAATTCGTTGTGGGATACGGCGAAGAAAGAAGAGTAACGGCTATTGAACGTGATCCGAGGGCTTTGCCCTCGAACTCCCACCAGGGAGCTAAGCTCCCTGGACCCATAAATGGGGTCCGGGGACTAGTGGTCCCCGGCAGGGGGCTTGGGGGACGGCGTCCCCCAGCCGCCGGAGGCATAAAAAATCAGCCCGCAGCCTTGATTTCCTGCATCAGGCGTTTGAAAACGCCATCCACATCAAGTTTTCCAGTATCAATAAGGATAGCGTCCTCGGCTGGTTTGAGGGGCGCTTCTTTGCGGGTGCGGTCCTGGTGATCGCGGGCCGCGATCTGCGCGGCGAGGTCGTCGAGGCTGGGCAGGTCGGAAGCGCCCATTTCCTTGAGCTGATCGAGCCGGCGTTGCGCGCGGATCTCCGGGGCGGCTTCGAGGAAGAACTTGTACGCGGCCCTGGGGAAGACCACGGTGCCCATGTCCCGGCCTTCGGCCACCAGGGGCGTTGCCACCCCGAGCCCCTGCTGCGCCTCGCGGCAGTAGGCGCGGACTGACGGCAGCGTGCCCACGGTGGACGCGAGCATGCCCACGCGCTCCGTGCGAATCTCGTCGCCCATGGGAACATCGTCCACCAGGAGGCGGGTGCCCTCGCCGGAGCCGTCCAGGGAGAAGTGGATGGCGCGGAGCGTTTGCAGAATATCCGCCTCGGACATTGCCGTGGCTTCTTCGCCCAGGCGCATGCCGCAGACGCGGTACATGGCGCCGGTATCCATGTAGGGAATGCGCAACGCGCCGGCCAGCCGCTTGGCCATGGTAGTTTTGCCCACGCCGGCCGGGCCGTCCAGAGTCACGATATGGCGGAAGGGGTCTGCCATTACGCCAGCACCTCTTTCAGGTTGTCGATGAAGGCCTGGTTCTCGCGCTCCGCGCCGATGGAGACGCGCAGGCTGTCCGGCAGGCCGTAGCTGCCCAGCGGCCGGATGATGATGCCGCGCTCCAGCAGCTTCTCGAAGACATCCTTGGCCGACAAGGGGCAGCCTTCGGGCAGGGCAAAGAGAATGAAGTTGGCCTGGGTGGGCTTGGGCGTACAGCCCAGGGCCGAGAGCTGCGCCGCGAGCCATTCCCGGCCGGTGTGCACGGCCTTCAGCGTGGCCTCATAGAAGCAGGTGTCCTCGATGGCCGCGATGCCGGCCTCCTCGGCCATCAGGTTCACGCTGAACGGCAGGCGCACCCGCCAGAGGTAGTCGGCCAGAGCCGGGTGCATCATGCCGTAGCCGAGCCGCAAGCCGGCCAGGCCGTAAACCTTGGAGAAGGTCCGCAGGATCACCAGGTTGTCCAGCTCGCCCAGCAGGTTGCGGATGGAGTACTCCTCTTCCGGCACGGCAAAGTCCATGTACGCCTCGTCCACCACCAGAATGCACGTCTCCGGCAGGGAGCGCGCGAACTTTTCCAGCAGGGACGCCTTGGGCGCGTAGCCCGAGGGGTTGTCCGGCGAGGTGACGAAGACCAGGGCCGTGTGTTCGTCCACGGCCGCGGCGAGCTTGTCGAGGTCATAGGTAAAGTCCGCCTCCACCGGCACCTGTCGGAACTCCACGCCCAGGAACTTGGACTGGAGCTTGTACATGGAGAAGCACGGCTTGAAGGCCAGCACATTGTCCCGGCCCGGCACGGCGCGTACGCGGATGAGGATGTCGATGATCTCGTCGGAGCCGTTGCCTACCACCACGCGGGAGGGGTCCACGCCCATGCGGTGGGCAATGGCCTTGCACAGCCGCGGCGTGTCCGGCTTGGGATAGCGGAAGGCGAATCCCACCGACGCCTTGAGGCGCTTCTGCACCAGGGGCGGCACCCCCAGCGGGTTCTCGTTGCTCGCGAGCTTGATGACGCATTCGAGGCCGTAGCGCTCGCGGATTTCCTCGATGGAGAGCCCGGCCGCGTAGGGCTCGAAATCGAGCACCTCGGGCCGCAGGGCCTGGACTAAAGCGGGGAGTTTCTGTTGGTCTGCCATTGTCTTTTCGAGAGTGTTCGTGTGGAGGTCGGGGCCATGCCCCGCCATCTGCAAATGCAAGAAAAAAGGCCCGACCGGGTGAGCGGCCGGGCCGTCAATGCATACTTCCGAACGGCGTGGGAATCAACCTGGCGGTACTACTTGCCGGGCCGGACCGTGAGCACGGGGATGGGAGAGCTCTTGACGACCTTCTCGGCCACGGAACCGAAAAGGATGAGGTCGATGCCGGTGCGGCCATGAGTGCCCATGACGATCATGTCGGCCTTCTCGTCCTTGGCGACCTTGAGGATCTCCTCGGCGGCGTAGCCGGTGGCGACCTTGCCGGTGGCCTTGACGCCTTCGAAGTGCTCGGACAGGAAGTTGTCCATGCTCTTTTCCGCGCCGGTCACGATCTCGCCCACAAAGTTCTCGATGGACGTGGGCGGCACGTGGAAACCGACATACTGGGACAGCGAGGGCGCCGCATAGAGCACCACGATCTCGGCGCCGAATGCGTTGGCCATGGTCTTGGCCGTTTCGGCGACGGACGGGCTGAACTCGGAAAAGTCGACGGCGCAAAGAATTTTTTGGACCTGTTTCATCACAATCCCCTTTTGATACGCTGGAGCGGCGGTGTCGGGGCCGCTTGTTCATTATAAAGTCATTACTTCATCTTGTGCCAGATGCGGGTATGATAGACAAGGCATTTCTTCTGTTTTACAGAGGCAGTACGGTCGGAACACGGCGCAAAGAAACGTTTTTTGGCTTGATCGTTCCCGGCCGGACACCGGAGCAGATCCTTTGGCCGCCATACGGCAAAAAGTTCCGGGCCTCCAGGAAATTTATTCTACCATTTCATAATGTTGCAAATATCACACGATTGGCAAGCTTATTGCTTCGTCCTGATGCAAACCAGTAGGGGGAGCCTATGAAGATCAGACCGGAACAACTCGAATCACTGAGGCGAGAGGAAGAGCTCCGGTCCCGCTCCCAGCCCGACAAGACAGGGAAGTTCGGGGACATGCTCGCACAGGAAGTGCGGAAGGGTAAATCCCCCGAGGCTGCGGAAGGGGCCACGCCCCCCGGACGCACCGAGGCCGCGCAAGCAGCCGAGGACGTCCAGAATGTGGACCGGGCCGAGGCAGTGCAACCGCCTACCACAGAGCGTGAGGTAATGGAAACACTAGACCACGTCTTCAACAAATGGGAGCAGTACGCCGACAGCCTGAGCAGCAACCAGGAAGAAGGCGACCTGCGTCACGCGTACGGGGTCCTGGAGGACATTTCGAGCGATGTGGAGGGACTCAAGGCCGCCGCCGGCGGTCTGGAGGAGCAAAACCCCTCCCTGCAATCCATGGTGGATTCTCTTGAGATCCTCACCGTTACCGAACGGTTCAAGTTCAATCGCGGAGACTACCTCTAGGGGCAACCGGCAGGGACCTTGTTCCACCGTGCCGGCGGCTCCTGCAGTTACCACAACCTTTGTCCGATACGGCGGGTCGCACACTCCCCCGGCCCGCCGTGTGGGGCATCGCCCCACGCACCGAATCCAATCGTCCGGCGCTTTTTTCCGCGCCAACTCGTTTCTCGTTACCGAATACAACGCCTGACCGCGCTGTCGCCTCTTGCATTCCACTGCTAACCATTGCTGGACTCGCTCGTCGCTCCAAAGCTCGCCAAGGGCTCGTAGCGCGGACCGGCCTCGCTCAGGTGGCTGCGCCAGAGGATGAACGAATCCATGGTGACGGGCGGCCACTCCACGCGGCCCAGGCCGGCAATGCATTCCTGCCAGGCGTTGGCGTCCGGGATTTTCTGGAACGATTCGTCCCCTGCTCCGCGCTTCGCACCGGTGTGCTTGTGGCGTTTGGATTTGCCGCGCTTGGCCCGCGCCAGGGTCAGATGGGTGGTGAATGGCCGGTCGTCCGACTCGAAGCCAAGCGGAATGAGCGACTGCTGCACTTCGCTTGCCAGGGCGGCAACTGCCTGCTCGCCGTACAGCGCGCCCACCCACAGCACCTTGGGCCTGCCCTGGGGCGGAAAGACCCCAGCCCCGCCAGCCTGGAAGGTGAACGGCGCAAAGGCCACGGCCGACAGCGCTTGCTCCAGGTCCGGCTGTTGGGATTCCTCCACCTCGCCCAGAAACGCCAGAGTGATGTGCCAGTTGCCGGGTCGCGTCCAGGTAAGCGGCGGCGCAAAGCGTGGCCCCCATTGCCTGCGCACGCGTTCCAGCCCGTCCTGATAGCTCTCGGGCAGCGGCAGTCCGACAAAGCAGCGCATGAAGGCCCCTCCTTGCGAGTCTACCCGTGATTTAGGGTGTTTGCCCCCGGACCATTCTGAGCATGCCGCGCAGGGCCCGGCGCACCGAGGCCAGGCGCACGGCCTCGCGGTCGCCCTCCAGATGCTCGGTGCACGCCGTAGTCTCGCCGTTCAGATGCCAGCCAAAGCAGACCATGCCCACGGGCTTGTCCGGCGTGCCGCCGGTGGGGCCGGCAACGCCGGATATGGAAAGAGCGGCCTGTGTTTTCAAGAGCTGTGCCGCACCGTAGGCCATGGCCAGCACGGTCTCCTCGCTCACGGCGCCTTTGGTGTTCAGGATGGCGGCATCGACGCCCAGCAGTTGCTCCTTCACCTCGTTGTGGTAGGCGATGACGCCGCCCATGAACCAGTCCGAGCTGCCGGAAATGGCCGTGAGCGCGCCGCCCACGAGCCCGCCGGTGCAGGACTCGGCCACGGCAAGGGTCAGGCTCTGCGCCAGGAGCGCCTCGCCGAGCTCTCGGGAAAGCTTCTCGATATCATCAATCATAGTGTGGTATGTGATTGTTATTGGTTGGCGCGGGAATGCATCGAACGCGCGGGGTAACGTTCACTATACCGCTTCGCCCTGTGCACGCAAACCCTCGCCAGTACGCATCGCACCTTGATTTCCCTTTCGGAAGGCGGCACAATCCGAAACGTTAAGGAATAGCCCATGACCGTTCTTGAAGAATTTTCCAAAGGACTCGCCGACGAGGTACTGGCCGAAGCTGCGGACAGCTTCTTCAGTGCGCGTGTACGCATCGACCGGGAAGAGGAACTGCTGCGCGAGCGGGCCGCCGCGCTCAACCGCAAGGTGGAACACGTGCTGGACGCCGTGGCCCTGCTGCACGCCATGCTGCTGGACAAATCCACGGTCCTCTCCTTTTACAAGGCCGTGGGCCTGGATCCGTACGCCGGCGAGGAGCTGTGCAATCACGCCTGCGGACGGACGCCGGTGCTCTCCCTGGGCCGGCCCTTCGGCCTGACCGCTGCCTCCCGTTTCTCCAGGCTCATGAAGCTGGCGTATGAACGCGCCCAGCGCGAGCTCAACGCGTATATCAACGGCAGCTACGCCAAGGACCAGGAAGGCCGGCAGCGGTTGTCCGTGAACTATGTTTCCGTGATGAACCAGTGCGAGGAGCTCAACGAGGCCATCCGCAAGGTGAACAAGAACCACGCCCCGTCGTGCGTCATGAACTTCTGCAAGTGCCTGGACCCGGACACCATGCAGAAAGAGCGCGTGACCGGAGCCGTCGAGGGCGGCTCCCTCTGCGACCTGGACCACGACCTGATGATGTTGCCCGTGGACTGCTCCACCCTGCACCTGACGCCGCTCCCGGAGCTGCCGCCGCTGGCGGCGGTCGCCGACGCCGTCACGCGGTTCGCCAAAGAGCTGTATGCAAAGCGCGGCGAAGAAATCAGCCGGGCGCTTGAATCACTGCCACATCCATCCTGAACGAACACCCCTAGCGAATAACCGACACAAGGAATCCACCCATGCTCCGCGCCTTTCCCCCCCGCGTTCTCCTGCTCCTGTTCATAAGCATGGCGTTGTTCCCGGTTGCAGCCGCGGCGCAACCCGGGAGTCTGCCCCCAATCCAGGCCGTATACGGCTTCGACCGCGAGTTCCCGCCTTTTTCCTACGAGATAGACGGAAAACCGGCCGGCTTCGAGGTAGAGCTGCTGAACGCCGCCCTGGAGGGCCGCAACGTCCAGCTCAAGATGGTTCCCATGGACTGGCAGCGAGTCCAGCTCGACCTCTCCGGCGGCTCCATCCAGATAACATCCGGCATGGCCAGAACGCCCCAGCGCGAGCTCCTGTTCGACTTCAGCCAGCTCCCCACGGCCCCGCTCAAGGTGCGGCTCTACACCCGCAACGAGAACCGCGTGGGCAACGTGATCCAGCTGCGTGGCAAGGCCGTGTCCGTGCAGGAAGGGTCGCTCTACGAGCGTATCCTCCAGGACTTCGGTGGCCTGAACATCAAGGGTTACAAGAGTGAGCACGAGGCCCTGCGCGCCCTGGCCAACGGCCAGGTGGACGCCTTTGGCGGCGCGGACAAGACCGCGGCCTACTACGTGCAGAAGCTCGGCCTGGCCAACGTGACGCCCGTGGGCACGCCGCTGGAGGTTACGCGGATCTACTACGCTATTTCCAAGGAAACACCCGAGCTGAAGAAACGGCTCGACCAGGGGTTGTGGGAGCTCATGGAGAACGGCGGCTATGTGGACTTGTTCCGCAAGTGGTTCGTGCGCGACCTGACGCAGGAGCAGATCGACCGGATGGTCCAGTCGGCCTCATCCTCGCTGGTCAACGCCTATGCGCCCTATTCCCAGGACCCGCAGGGCGCGGCCGTGCTCGGCGCGTCCGGCACCATCTACACCGGCGTGAACGTGGAGAACCGCCAGCCGGCCCTCACCGGCTCGGCCCTGCGCGTGGCCATCTACAACGCCATTGCCAACGGCGAGACGGTCCTGCGCGGCGTGGTCATGATGGACGCCAAGGGCAACATCATCACTCCCGCGGGTGACGACCTCCAGGTGCTCTACGAGTTCGGCCAGGAAGTGCTCATCGTCACGCGCCCTGCTCCGGACCGCATGCGCATCGCCTCCATCCTGGAGATGATGCCCTACCCCTACGGCTCCACGCCGCCGCCCTTGCCCCTCGACGAGTAGAGGAACCAGCCATGCCCCATCGCCGCCGCAGCCGTGTTGAAGCACACTTCCGCGCCCTGGTTACCTGCCGGGGTCAGGAGTTCGAGGTCTGGATGCACAACCTCAGCCTGACCGGCATGAAGTTCCGCCAGCCGGATGAAACGATCCTGAGCGCCGGCGATGTCTGCAAGGTGCGCATTCCCCTGGCCGATGACGTGGTGGTCAGGGCGGAGGCTACTGTGGCACGCACGGACGAGCATCTGGCGGCGCTGGACTTCACGGCCATCGACCCGGACAGCTACCCCCACCTGCTGAACATGGTGCGGTATGCATCCGAGAACCCGGACGCCATCGAGAAAGAGCAGCTTCACATCCCCTTTGACGAGTCGGCGTCCAAGGACATCTGATCCGGCCTGAATGACCCGGCCGGCGCGGTATCTGACGAGTACTACCGGACGCGCCTAGCCGCACTCCCGGGCAAGGGCGTCGTAGCCCTTGTCGGTGAGCACGAGGCCCTTGACCTTGCCCTCGCCCGTCTCCAGGCTGACGAAGGCCACGTAGCCCAGGCTGAAGGCCTGATCCACCACATCGCTCGCCTGCTTGCCCATGTGCTTGGGCAGCAAGCCGCCGTTGGTGCGGCTCAGGGCATAGGTGCGGGCTGTGGAGAGCAGCGACAGAACCGGGTTTTCCGAATCGAGGTCCAGCTCGTCCTGCCAGACCGGCGCGTCCCCTGATTGCTCCTCCTCGGGCTGTTCCTCGCCTGCCTGCTCACGGGACTCCATCATTTCCTCGCGTTCTTCCATATCGTGCGGATCCACAGCGCTTGCTCCTTGTCGTTCGATTCATGGTTCGTTCGGTTCGCGGGGTGGCGCGCAACAAGACGCGCAGCCTATAAGGTACCACAGCCGCGCGGCCGCTGTCAGGGAAATGGCCGGGCAGAGCCGAATTGTCACATGCGCGAAGGATTGTGAAAACAGCGCGTCAGCCAGCAGAGCATTTCGAGGAGAAAAAACGCGCATTGGCGAAACAGCCCATGTGTAATCATACCGGGGAAGCGCACACGCCCTGCCATGAAAAAAGGCGGACGCCCCGCGCGAACCGACACATGGCCGGCCAGCGGAGCGTCCGCCTGACATCCGGAAGCCGCGAAGCCTCCGTCACAGTATTTTTCGCTACTGCACGGTAAGCCGCAGAAAGCGCCGCTTGCCCAGCTTCACTGTGTACTCGCCGGGCTGCAGCACGTACTCGCCGTCGCTGTACTTCTCGCCGTCAATGGAGAGCGCGCCCTGCTTGATCAGGCGCTTGGCCTCGCCGCGGGATTCCGTGAGGCCGGAGTCGGCCAGGAAGGCGATGGGCCGGCTGTTCTCGCCGGTCTCCACGGTGTACGCGGGCATGTCGTCGGGGTTCTCGCCCTTGGCAAATACCTGGCGGAAGTTCTCCTCGGCGTGCTTGGCCGCACTCTCGGAGTGGAACCGCGCGGTGATCTCCCAGGCCAGCAGCTCCTTGGCCTTCTTAGGGTGCAGCGTGCAGCAGTCCACGTCCTTCTTCAGCGTCTCGATCTCGCTCAGGCTCCTGTCCGAAAGGAGCTCGTAGTAGCGCCACATCAGCTCGTCCGAGATGGACATGATCTTGCCGTACATATTGGTGGGATCTTCCTCGATGCCCACGTAGTTGTTCAGCGATTTGGACATCTTCTTCACGCCGTCCAGCCCTTCGAGGATAGGCACCGTGAGGATGATCTGCGGCTCCTGGCCGTACTGCTGCTGCAGGTGGCGACCCATAAGCAGATTGAACTTCTGGTCCGTGCCGCCCAGCTCCACGTCGGCCTTCAGGGCCACGGAGTCGTACCCCTGCACCAGGGGGTAGAGGAACTCGTGGATGGCGATGGAACGGTTCTCGGCATAACGGTTGTGGAAGTCGTCACGCTCCAGCATGCGCGCCACGGTGTAGCGTGAGCACAGGGACACGAAGTCCGCGGATGTGAAGGCGTCCATCCAGGTGGAGTTGAAGGCGATCTCGGTGCGCTCCTCGTCGAGGATCTTGAAGATCTGGCGCTTGTACGTCTCCGCGTTCTCCATGACCTGCTCGCGCGTGAGCGGCGGCCGGGTCTCGGACTTGCCGCTGGGGTCGCCGATCATCCCGGTGAAGTCGCCGATCAGGAAGATGACCTGGTGGCCGAGGTCCTGAAAGTGCTTCAGCTTCTGGATAAGCACCGTGTGGCCGAGGTGCAGGTCCGGCGCGGTGGGGTCGAACCCGGCCTTGATGCGCAGAGGTCTGCCCTTGGCGAGTTTTTTCTGCAACTCCTCGGTATTGATGATCTCGACAGCGCCACGTTCGATCTGGGCCATGTCTTGGCTCACGGGAAATACTCCTCTCTGGTCGTCAATATGAAATGAATCCTTGGAATATGCTGCATCACGAGACAAGGCCCACGTCCAGGGCCCTGCCAGTCTCTGGGTCCACGTCCACCCAGACGCCGGAAACCAGCTCCTCGCCGCTTGCTACGGTGAATCGCTTGGGCAGCCCGGTAATGAACCGCTCGATGATGGCCCGCGGGTCCATGCCCAGGGCCGAGTCGCGCACGCCGCACATGCCGGCGTCGGTCAGCGCGGCCGTTCCGCCGGGCAGGATGCGCGCATCGTTTGTCTGGACGTGGGTGTGCGTCCCGAGCACTGCGCTTACCCGACCGGCAAGGTGGTAGGCAAGGGCTATCTTCTCCGATGTGGCCTCGGCATGGATATCCACCAGCCTCACAGGCACAGGCGTATC from Oceanidesulfovibrio marinus includes:
- a CDS encoding CinA family protein, whose protein sequence is MIDDIEKLSRELGEALLAQSLTLAVAESCTGGLVGGALTAISGSSDWFMGGVIAYHNEVKEQLLGVDAAILNTKGAVSEETVLAMAYGAAQLLKTQAALSISGVAGPTGGTPDKPVGMVCFGWHLNGETTACTEHLEGDREAVRLASVRRALRGMLRMVRGQTP
- the hisC gene encoding histidinol-phosphate transaminase, yielding MADQQKLPALVQALRPEVLDFEPYAAGLSIEEIRERYGLECVIKLASNENPLGVPPLVQKRLKASVGFAFRYPKPDTPRLCKAIAHRMGVDPSRVVVGNGSDEIIDILIRVRAVPGRDNVLAFKPCFSMYKLQSKFLGVEFRQVPVEADFTYDLDKLAAAVDEHTALVFVTSPDNPSGYAPKASLLEKFARSLPETCILVVDEAYMDFAVPEEEYSIRNLLGELDNLVILRTFSKVYGLAGLRLGYGMMHPALADYLWRVRLPFSVNLMAEEAGIAAIEDTCFYEATLKAVHTGREWLAAQLSALGCTPKPTQANFILFALPEGCPLSAKDVFEKLLERGIIIRPLGSYGLPDSLRVSIGAERENQAFIDNLKEVLA
- a CDS encoding universal stress protein, producing the protein MKQVQKILCAVDFSEFSPSVAETAKTMANAFGAEIVVLYAAPSLSQYVGFHVPPTSIENFVGEIVTGAEKSMDNFLSEHFEGVKATGKVATGYAAEEILKVAKDEKADMIVMGTHGRTGIDLILFGSVAEKVVKSSPIPVLTVRPGK
- the mazG gene encoding nucleoside triphosphate pyrophosphohydrolase produces the protein MSRSFDKLLDVIDALLGPEGCPWDREQTPHTLCDYVIEEAFEMVEAIRAGDPVEAAEEMGDLLFLLCFINRCYLKQGSDISMDDTLDMIRRKMIRRHPHVFGEESVNGAGDVITNWEKIKREEKAEAANGDEPPKGVFSSLPKGLPPLLRAYRIHSKAARNGFTWATDADLEGQLASEWKEWQEAAASGDQQRKEEEFGDYLFTLVELGRRHSIKANSALHDANTKFLTRFDRMEHAVQTQGKDVADVDLDTLNSLWDTAKKEE
- the thpR gene encoding RNA 2',3'-cyclic phosphodiesterase, whose product is MRCFVGLPLPESYQDGLERVRRQWGPRFAPPLTWTRPGNWHITLAFLGEVEESQQPDLEQALSAVAFAPFTFQAGGAGVFPPQGRPKVLWVGALYGEQAVAALASEVQQSLIPLGFESDDRPFTTHLTLARAKRGKSKRHKHTGAKRGAGDESFQKIPDANAWQECIAGLGRVEWPPVTMDSFILWRSHLSEAGPRYEPLASFGATSESSNG
- the cmk gene encoding (d)CMP kinase; the protein is MADPFRHIVTLDGPAGVGKTTMAKRLAGALRIPYMDTGAMYRVCGMRLGEEATAMSEADILQTLRAIHFSLDGSGEGTRLLVDDVPMGDEIRTERVGMLASTVGTLPSVRAYCREAQQGLGVATPLVAEGRDMGTVVFPRAAYKFFLEAAPEIRAQRRLDQLKEMGASDLPSLDDLAAQIAARDHQDRTRKEAPLKPAEDAILIDTGKLDVDGVFKRLMQEIKAAG
- a CDS encoding cytidine deaminase, giving the protein MLRAFPPRVLLLLFISMALFPVAAAAQPGSLPPIQAVYGFDREFPPFSYEIDGKPAGFEVELLNAALEGRNVQLKMVPMDWQRVQLDLSGGSIQITSGMARTPQRELLFDFSQLPTAPLKVRLYTRNENRVGNVIQLRGKAVSVQEGSLYERILQDFGGLNIKGYKSEHEALRALANGQVDAFGGADKTAAYYVQKLGLANVTPVGTPLEVTRIYYAISKETPELKKRLDQGLWELMENGGYVDLFRKWFVRDLTQEQIDRMVQSASSSLVNAYAPYSQDPQGAAVLGASGTIYTGVNVENRQPALTGSALRVAIYNAIANGETVLRGVVMMDAKGNIITPAGDDLQVLYEFGQEVLIVTRPAPDRMRIASILEMMPYPYGSTPPPLPLDE
- a CDS encoding PilZ domain-containing protein; this translates as MPHRRRSRVEAHFRALVTCRGQEFEVWMHNLSLTGMKFRQPDETILSAGDVCKVRIPLADDVVVRAEATVARTDEHLAALDFTAIDPDSYPHLLNMVRYASENPDAIEKEQLHIPFDESASKDI
- the tyrS gene encoding tyrosine--tRNA ligase; translation: MAQIERGAVEIINTEELQKKLAKGRPLRIKAGFDPTAPDLHLGHTVLIQKLKHFQDLGHQVIFLIGDFTGMIGDPSGKSETRPPLTREQVMENAETYKRQIFKILDEERTEIAFNSTWMDAFTSADFVSLCSRYTVARMLERDDFHNRYAENRSIAIHEFLYPLVQGYDSVALKADVELGGTDQKFNLLMGRHLQQQYGQEPQIILTVPILEGLDGVKKMSKSLNNYVGIEEDPTNMYGKIMSISDELMWRYYELLSDRSLSEIETLKKDVDCCTLHPKKAKELLAWEITARFHSESAAKHAEENFRQVFAKGENPDDMPAYTVETGENSRPIAFLADSGLTESRGEAKRLIKQGALSIDGEKYSDGEYVLQPGEYTVKLGKRRFLRLTVQ
- a CDS encoding CvpA family protein; translation: MNMLDIIFVVVLAYTAIRGLFRGLILEVASLGGVVLGIYLAMHYHEELGEPLSHVISNPDWVVIASYLIIFIATILLVSFAAGLTRAIVKKTVAAWLDYLGGFAFGILKGGLVCAIVFWLFVSVMPNSSMAENSRAAPYIMEYSRILSRYVPDSVRSMIPGHNSGDVHPGPQGSGDKPRQPGYEPYGPTGPSDGSTSDI